DNA sequence from the Perca fluviatilis chromosome 4, GENO_Pfluv_1.0, whole genome shotgun sequence genome:
taatattattttacagTAGCCTAATTTATGGAGTTTTATAAAGTACCTTATTTATCTAAAGGAACTTCATCCGAGTTGTCTTTTGTTTCTGCATGCAGACCTTCAGTAATGTTCAACCCAAAATGAGATGTGTGGCGCCCACCCACCACTACACATACTCCCGTCTCCACTGAAGCCCCTGTTTACAGTCGCCCAGGGTGACAGACGCCATGGCAACATTCCACTTCAGCTCATTCCTGCCCCATCACCTGGGAAACCAGCAAATCTCAGACAAAGAAAGGCCATGAAAATACTGAAATGGGAAAACAGCAAAGTGCCACAGCATTCCCTTTAGGTGTATGTAACCTTGAGGATTTTGAACGTCTtgagattttattttgaatacaAAGAGGGGAGATGAGGGTCAGTCATGTGTAGAAACCATGATACTTGATCTATCTAGTTTCTCTCATCCAATTCTCAAATCCCCGTTCCTATTCTGCCCACCACTTACTATCAGTGCCAGTTGTTGTTGCCCTGGCGTCTTACCCTCTCGCTAATTGCACTGTACTTGATGGCGAGCTCGTCTCGGTCGGCTCTGCTGTGTGCCAGCAGGTCCTCCAGCCTCGCCAGCTCTCCCTGCAGCACCCGGTTCTCCTCCTGGAGGGACATAACAGAGGACATGGCCCCAGCTGCTGAGAGAGAGGGCAGACGGAGACAACGGTCAGGCAAAGAAAAGTGTCAAAACGTACATTTGATATGACGGGGAGAGCAGATTGTTGCCACTTACAGCTATCGTTGAGGTTCTTTGTGACAATCTCTCGTACTCGTGCAGGTAGACATGTAGGGGGGGCGTCTGTTGAAGAACCCCGGACGGTTAGCCTCTTCTCCTCAGACAGAACACTCTCCTCCAGCCTCTGatgcacacaacacagacatttgATGCTTTACCTTTGAGACATTTAGAGAGAAAATAAACCACGAGAGACAAAAATTACCCAGCAATTATAGAGTATTGCTCCATATACAggcaatataataataaataataatctggatgatgatgatgtgtttgAAAAGTGCCACAAGTATACCCCCTTTTTTCTATTATCATTttatttggtttgtttttcactACCATTGCCCACCTGTAATATGCAATGTTAAAGCTTCCCATGTTCAGGTAGTCAAGCCGTTAAGCATAACAATATGTGGAAGAGCTAGacagtaaaatgaaaattcAATGTAGGTTACTGCAAATCCCTTGCCCACCATACCTATGGACAATGATAGACAGCGTATATACATGCAGTAACACTGATGTGTCCAACCTACACTGTGAAAGGAATGATTTtccaaataaaaaagaaaagaaataaagaaaagaaaaatgccaAAAGACCAGGTGCCATAGTAGttacaacaaaactgttgctgCATGACAACACAATAtcaacacaaacatgcactcACATAAACCAGCAGCTTTATTTCATCACATCACACAGCAGTACTGTATGTTAAGCGATGGGGGATGGAGGAAGGCCCGGTGCACCTCACCTGTATCACAGACTCCAGTTTGTCGGAGTCGGTGTCTGGGTTTTCCGCAGCGCTCATCGCAGCGCCAGCAGATATTTAAAACCCTCCAGTGAACAGGATTAACTCCGAGTGAATGCGACGTCTTCACAAACTGAACTGTCGATCTGTTGCTTTCCAGCAGGCGCGATAAAGAAGGAAAAACTCCCTGCCTGAAGCCggttgtgtgtgttgatgcCGTTGGAGTCGACAAAGTTTGGTCGCAGAGCAGAGTGTACCCGTCCTGTCGCTTCCTCCGGCAGACAGGCACAGATTGAGGACAGCAGGATTAACAAGGTTTAAAGATTCAcacccctccacctcctccactaCTCCACTACTCCACTCTCACTGCTCGCATTTACAACCCTCCAGAACAGACCACTATTCAACTGCACAACAAAGATAAGCCAAAGTCAAACTGTAATAGCCCTATAATACACTCTACAaggaaaaaaactataaaaaatattttgaccatcggttttttttatgttgcaaagtaaaatatatcgattttcaaaataaaattttgAGTAGGGGAGGTCGGGGTCAAAGTTTTGAGAGCAAATAAGAAGGCTACAAAGATCCTTTTCTTCATAATTTATGACGGCAGGTGTTCTCAATGTGCAGTTAGATACAAGTTGCTAAATCATTTTAACTTTGCATCAAGTCATCAGTAGCCTAATGTGAGGGTTGCAAATACTGCCAATTACATCGAGAATCAACAGCCCACTTTGCAGCTTGAGCTTTAGCTGCAGGGCCCCATTAACCGGATAGCGGGCCAAGGGCAAAAGCGCTCCCCAACTTAGTCCAGTTATAACATGAGTTATAATAGCAATGTATAATCGGTCGAAGCGATGAATCTACAGAGAATTATAACAGACTATAAGCGGATCCCCTGGGCTTCACGCAGCTTTATAGTGAGTTTCAGTTGATGTTTAGGTGTCCGTCCAGCAACTTCACGGTTTTTGTTCACTCTCACCACTTTCATAGTGTCGTTTTCAGCCACAGCAGGCAGCCGTTTTCagagaaaaagctaaaaaaaactacctgctcagcaccaaacagcagacagacatagTTAgagaaattattaaattaacaGATCGCCTTCTGATGTGAGTTGATGGCTACCCATCACAAAGAAGACAAAGGTTTAGTTTTGGTTTCGGTAACAGGGTCAACACAGGCAAACAGATTCAAATTGGCTTGTATAAAACTGTGGTCAGCAGCTCAGACAGCTAACAAAACATAAGGGAGATGAAAATATTATGAATgatgatatttatttattttaggatgcacaattcagaaaatgtcacgattttcaggctcaagattggattcaaaatcgattttcaaTTCAAAAATGATTCTCGATTAAAAAAACGATTCATATACGTacatatgtaaatgtagtttcttttcccatgtgattgcagtagaggTAGgcctacaataaaaaaaatgttttaaaaaaatatgaatcgatttttggaattctattaatcgattttgaattggtagagcTTGACTCGCGATTCGAaagtgaatcgatttttttgcacagccctaatttatttatttattgtttatttatcagGGACATTACTTATATTATCAATACCAAATGTGAGAGATGCAAGGTTTTTTTAGGATGTCCAGCCTCTagcttttacaaaaacaatcaCAGCAACAAACACAGCACAACAAACAGTTACCAAACGCACCTTTGTCTATAGTGAACAAAAATGTGTAAAGTTAAGATAAACAATTTATCGTTTTATCAATTTatcgattgacagaaaatttattggcaactattttgaaaatatattaaatcaatttttctgagaaaaaaaagcagtttgcaggtttgctgcttttctctgtcttttgtgagagtaaattgaatatatttgggtttggagagttggacaaaacaagacattcgAAGACGTCACCATAGGTTATAGAAAATGTGACAggcatttttcacttttgtccGACATTTCACAGACCAAAAGAGCAATTGAGAAAATATGCTGCAGATTAATAAAAAATTACAATAATCGTTGTGGCTTTACCATGGTGTGCACTCTGTTGTTTTTGATTGGAGGAAAGTCTTCCAGATGACCCGGCCTGTTCTCCCCTAAAACATAACTGCAGCACTAACCATGcagcatgtttaaaaatatatcagaaTAATGTTACAGTTGCCTAAACCATAAGGCTTTAAAACACTTTTCTAAACAATAAACTCATAATAAAAACTGAGTTAGCCTAAAACTATgacacaaacattaaacatgagGGGGTCTGCACTGTTTGGATTGTCATAGTTACCGACAAGAGGGTCATTGTGTCAATACCAGACCCCCAGTACagccttacacacacaaaacacacacacacacacacacacacacacacacacacacacacacacacacacacacacacgttgtcaCAACACAACTCAGTAGGTCTATATAGCAACTAGGTGCGTCTATAATAAGAAATGACAGACATATAGCTACTGTCGGTGTTGGCGGTTTCCCTTCAAATGTTTAggcatttaacattttttaaattgtccaCAAAAGTTACTGCTTTGTGATGATTACAAACCAACTGCTGAACTTGTATTTGTCCATGTGATGTGAGTGACAAGGTTGCATGAATTTAATCATGACCATGAGACACTTTTAATGGCTTAACATCTGTGGCGCCCTCAGCTGGCCTGTTAGTAGAAGACTGGCATTGATTTCACAGTGTGCGAGATGTGAGCCTTATACTGTACAACTGGTGAAATACACACctgttgatattttattttactttcatCTTCCACAGACCCAACCCTAGTGCAGTCCAACTCATGACTTCTTACTCCAGCCTTTATGTTTAGGCTTACAGCCCAAAACTGAACTGAATAAACAGGAATCATCCACAACTGCTTCCTCTTCTGGTGTAGGCCTACTTTAACACTTCATTTGGTATACACATAAAACGAACATAGTATCCTCTTAATCCTAACATTAAGGAAACACATCCAAAAAGACACGCCCAAGTTTTCAAAAGTCTGTCAGGAGTTGGAGGCGGGAGGAAGAGCAGAAGGAGGGGGTTGCACGTTAAACTGTGCAGCATCCGAGCATGTTACATTGATTATTAATTGTTTCATAGCAGCAGAGACGGAGATCCAAACACAAACGCGCTGCTATGGAAACAACCGCCTGGATATAAAACACTTTATGGAGCGATATTCATCCCCATTATGTTGTGGTGTACGCGGTGAAAACATCCACTTCCCTGTTTGATTAATATTCTCACCTCGACAGATCGGTCTGATGTGCGTTATCCTGCCGTCCCTCCATTTTTGTGAGCGGGCTGTAACATTACAGAGGCAGAAACAAACCTCATCCACAACAGTTAGATGTAGGTTACCATCATCAGCTGCTGGCAGCGTCGCCTTCCTCCGAAATCCTCCCCATGCTTTTTCCGGGGAGGGACTTCCAGTTCAGCTGCAGCCTGCAGTCTGTTTATAAATGGCACTGTCTGtccatgtacttttttttttctttttttcttacaacTGATTGAcatcaatttacaaaaaaacCCTAAGCCTCAGCAAGTCTCACTATCCAGACAAAATGACTAATTTTTAGTTAGTTAGAAATATTTTGAATGAAGCTCGCAATAACATGGATCCCAGAATTCCTGTAGCCTACTATGGCTGTAAGTGCGGTTACATAATTCCAATTGCCTCATTACCTTAGCTGAGATATGTTGATTTCTTAAATCTTCAAAAACTTACACCATTTAGgctttttaaagtttgtttttagACAAAAAGGGTCTTATTTTCCTCAAATAACCAAAGTCTcaattgtaaaaaacaatgAGTGCCACTGATCTGGTAAACCGTGACCAAATTTATATTAGGTCGATAGATTGATGTGACAAAATCGCTCCACAGTCAGAAGAATCAGAGAAATCCTGTTAGCCTAATGGTCTGTAATACTTGATGAATTTTAAATACTGTTCAACACGTTAATAAACTCAACAAACTCACATTTAACAtggtttaaatgtatttaataagTTAGTTATTTAAAACAAGAGACCCTGTTGCAGCTGTGAAGAACTCTACACTCACAAGCCTACTAGTTCActaataaaaagaaatcaagagTCAATGaaatatattgtttatttacaaGAAGACATAAGTTcatattttatacatttcaGATAATTTTCAGAAAGGCACTTAATCAAATACTCGACGCAAATTAGCAACAAGATTGAGGAAATTTCTATTTGGTAAAAGgcacattttttaaaagcaacaagACATATGAAGGCCATACACAAAAACAATCATGAACGAAATATGTTCAAACTTTGAATGACAGACAAAAAATGGCCAATCGGGACTTTTTTCCCAACACCATGATTACAAAAATCTGGGTATTTTTTTAAGGAAGGCTTAAGAGGTTTAACGTAAAACTAATCAAATATCAATATAGCTTTGCAAGATCTCTTGGAAATAATGCAACtgaaaaccaaacacacacacacacacacacactagttaaAGCTAAAGAAAACATTGATACTGTAATGGGTAAACTAACTTTCCCCAAATGGTAAAAACAACTATGAGATGAGTGGTGCTGGTGTAATGAGATAGCAGTATGATGGGAGCACGATGTTGTAAATCACAATCAAATCTGATTCTGGACAGACTAACAGTGACTAGGAATAgataatagaaataaaataagggAACATTTGATTTTAGGCAATGGATAGACGTTTTCATCTGGCTATTGTAATGAGAATCTGTCCTTTCAACCATCACCATCCACATTTGTCTTGAGGAGAGCACATTCTCCAACAATGATGATTTAGGAGTCTCTCCTGGCTTCTAAAATCAAACAAAGATCCCACTTCAAAAGCAGAGTGTGACACAAATAtaagattataaaaaaatatgtacatGTTTACGGTTTGTTTCTCCAGAGTGTGTGGTCTCTGCGGGCTATAGTTTATGTGAACATATTCTTTAAGTGCAGCCAGAACAAATGAGCCAGTCAAGTTTGCCAACAGTTCCTCTCTTTTAGTTTCTTTTTGCCACAATCATCCGGTCCATGGAATGTATGGAACCTGAGTATTTCTCACCACTCAACTAAACTGCACCCATCCTGATTTGACAGCATCTTTACTGGAGCTGTGGAGGAGAGGGGTGGAAGAGGAgcgtgatggtgatgatgatgatgatgagtgcgaaataatcaaaaactaattatgttaaaacaaacaaatgtgacAGATTGACAAGATGGATTAgtacacagacaaaaaaatacTGGTGACATTTTGTGAAAAACTTACTTGGAGCCTGCAGATGTGAAATCTCCCCACATGTCGGAGCTGGGTGGGGTTGCAGGGCCAGGGGACCCAAAGTCAAAAAGAGAGGCTGGATCTGGAGAATAACAATTATTGAAAGCATGAATACAGTTTAAATCATGTGAagatgttttacattttttttaatttttatttgatACAATAGCACGGGGATCACCAGTGTTAGCCTGTACAGCTGAGACTGTCTGCTCTCCCAGAGTGGGCGGTATGACACCTCCAACCTTCACGCCTGGTGGAGGTGGGAGTAGACCCCCACCCATTGGCCGGGGTTTGGCTCCACCTGCATCCTTCTTCTTGATGTTCTGTGATTGACAGAGTCATGAGAATATCTGAATATCTTTATGGTTTAATTAGTGGCTCTTTTCTTCATAGAATCTGTCAACGTTCAATGTAGTATTTATTCCTTTCAGTAATTCCTTTACATCGGTGATGTTGGAGTGACTCACCCCAATGCTGATCTTGATAGTCTGTCCCTCTTTGAAGCGAAGGTCCAGCTTAGGTGCTGTGCTCTCAGAAGCTTCCTGTTTTGCGAGCTCACCTTCTTGCTTTACCCACCTTTAGAAACAGTTTGAAAgcataataattattattaaaataatgttaatAGAGTGGGTCATTGCAGTAGCAAGATACagatgacaaaaacatcagtatTGTAAACACAACCATCTACAAAGGTTTCGTGTGTGGACTTGTTTTACACTCATTTAAGATGAAAAATTATTGATATGCACAATGGACAAATGTGCACCACACAaagcaaatgtatttattaacaaAGATCAGATAGTAAAAAGGCTATGTAAGATAACTTACTTAAAATGGTCTTGCAAAGCTACGTTGAAGTCAAATGAGTCGCCACGATCAGCAAAACCCAGACCGATAAAAGCATGACGTCCTTTATAAAAGTAATTGTAAAGACACAAGAGGATTAGGGTACCTCATGCATCACATGAtaaaagatatacagtatataatacacATTCCTGCAGTAAATGAGAGTATGGGCCTGTGATTTACACCATTCAGCCTGAATGAGACTTTTACCCCTGGAAATTACAGAAGTCGGGTTGTCTTACACTTAAGACTAGATAAATGCTATAAATGGCATCttgatgtaaagaaaaaaaatcccttttaaCTTCCATCTACTGACACTTGATAACTTCAGTATAAGACAGACAGAGTTCCTGTGATTGACTTGAGAAAATGGCCAAAAACCAGGCCAAGTTAACCTTAAGACTTGTGTCACTATGATATCACATTAAGGATCATGGTGATCAATGAAGCAGACTCAAAATAATTTTAAGTAGCCAAGACAcacagtttttaaaatgtagaAACCGACACAATCCTTGTCTGTGAAAGGCTAATGCAATATTTCACTTCCACAATTCAAATCTGAATACTGATTCtcttgaaaaagaaaagatgtaCTATTAATCTAGTTATGACCAGTTGCACACGGTCAGTCATGTTTTTCttatataatttaaataaatttctacatttatattaaaactgataatgtttttttctctaaatGTGAAATAACATTTAAGATGTCTTTGTCTACAGTATATCCGCCTACTTCTTATTTCCAAAAGTCTCTGATGAAAGTGTCTTACCATTGCCATCTTCTATCCGGATCACAAAATACCTGCTGGAGTCTGTGACTGATTCAACTACACACCCTGGATACTGTTCGACTGGAGCTTGGGCAAACAACTCCcctgcaaaaaaacaaatagaCCAAATGGTGCcttagcccttgtgttgtcttcctgtcaaccttgaagaaaaaaaaaaaaaaaaaacactctttctccaacgtttttgacgcctttttgttttgttttttgctttttccaacgtttgaaattgtaaaatttttcttctacacattttcagcatttatttctacgtcccgtattttctgatataaaacatgacccgaagtcaacacaagggttaaggttatTTTCTGCATTGGGAGTAATCAAGTAAAAAGGTTGGTTGCAAAGGACAAAGAAAGATCACActgtgacaaacacacacattttctctatGATAAATGTGACTGGAATTGTATAATTGGCAAGTCTTTCCAGGGATTATTTTGAATTGTTAACTCTGAAAAGGGCAGCAGCACTACTTGCAGCCTCTAGTCTGCTGCAAATTCACCAGAGGAGATACTCACCTATACAACTACAACCCAAACTGAACCACGCATTTGTAACTTGAGCACATGCTTAGCAAACATGGCAGGAAAACTAGAATTACCGCCTCACGGTTGTATGGCTCCACCAACCATtcagtttacatccatgtctagGACTCCTATTACACGTATATGTACCTTCAACCCAGCAGCATAGAAGATCTATACAATCACCACAGTTCAAGGTGGGCACCCAAGACAAGTGCCAAGaaaacgtttttcttgatttatgATCAAATCAGTCCCATTTTTGTATGCAGGGTGGTTTACCAAGCTTGGGTAATTTATTATTCCTTTTAATCCATCAGAGAATACTACTGCAGCCAGGTTCACTCATGCTGTGTACCAGTGTTTTAGTACTAGAGATCAGTCTTGGTCTGGAGACGAGTTTTTGAAGGTCTCGGGTCTCGTCTCGGAATCAACCACATTTTTACTCCGTCTTGTCTCAGTCTCAGATAAAGAGGactggattttattttaagaCCGGTCACTGCCTTTTGGTTTTTGATACACTTATGGCAATAAAAGAGGAGAATGAAGAAGaatctttagtttttttatagGAATGTGGATCTTTCAGATAAATTTGAGGAGTGCCTATGGTtagcattttccacattttattGTGTCATGCGGTGTGGGACTTGCCCTGCCTTGGTCCTGGTCTTGACTCTGTCTCAagccctcaaagtcttggtctcgtctcagtctcgatacactctggtcttggtgatgacctggtctcggtttaggtggtcttgactacaacactgctgtGTACCATATGTTTCAAGTCTCAAACATTTTTGAACCACCATCTTGTGCCACCTAATTGTGAATGCATTTGATCCATGTAACACTAACAAAGCTAGACAGAGCAGACAGGGCAATGAGGCAGTCTCACCGTTTCATGGCTAAACTGGTGAGGGTTTCTCACCATCTTTCTGGCTACACTATCAAGTCTTCTCTAAAGTTTAATGGAAATGATGGCTCACTTTACAGTTACTTAAACAGTCAGCGTTTTACTTACACTTGGTACTCTGGTGGTGGTGAAAGTTAAGAGACTCACTTAAACAAGTCAGTTCTTCTTGTAAAAGGTTGCGTAAAAACTTAACTGTAAGAAATTTATCTTGGGGACATTAGTTAAGAGACATACAAAGAATTCATGTGGAGAATTATGGACACACAACATTTGTCTTCAAGGAGATGTCAGTTTGTTTACCTGTGTTTTTGTCCTCTAACTTAATGTAGGCCATCTTGTCTTTAGCAGTGATTTTCATCCTACCACTCCATGCAGGTTCATCCAGCTTCCAGTCAGCAGCACTAGAAAAACAGGAAGCACACATCTCAACATGAAAGTGGCTGACTTGATCACTGTTTTTACACAGGCAGCCGCAGCTTTTCACAGCAGGAggaagtgaaaataaaaggtTTCAGGAAGACTAAAATGAGGCTTTCGTGTGACAAGAGAAAAAGCAAACCTCAAGGTCCACTTAGAAACTTTTTCAGGTGCTTTCAACCACTACTTGCGGTCTtcttttttcatcatgagatctGAGCAAATCCGATCCATGGAAGAAGACTGTGGGATAAAGTGGAAAGCTCTGGAAAAGGCTAGTAAGACCTTGAGtcacgtttttttgttttgtccaactaCTGTTTCCAAGATTCAAGAATGAATGCCTAAGAGAGTTTCTTTATGTAGAAATACATCAGGCTGCTTATGAGCAGTGATAAACTGCTGGATGATCACTCTTTCTCGGCCTGTCACATCAGAATTGGACTCAACCTGACAACaacttaatttattttaagagaGTATAAGAGGCCGTCAGTTAGGTAGAAAGGTCCCCTAATCCCCCCCTATCCCCTCTAGCTAACGTCAGATAATGTtttcataaatgtattttttgataATTTTGTCAGCAAAACAAGCACACATTGCACTTAACTGGCTACAGTTTTGTCCATCCATTTATTGTTGAATTAATCATCACGCAAACTCAATTTACTGACACTTCGTGGACACTTAGCTAAAGTTCGTTAACCGCTAGCATTAACTACAGAGCTCTACATCCATTATCGGACATATAGCTACTGAGCCCT
Encoded proteins:
- the necap2 gene encoding adaptin ear-binding coat-associated protein 2; amino-acid sequence: MAEDNSYESMLCVKPEVHVYRIPPRASNRGYRAADWKLDEPAWSGRMKITAKDKMAYIKLEDKNTGELFAQAPVEQYPGCVVESVTDSSRYFVIRIEDGNGRHAFIGLGFADRGDSFDFNVALQDHFKWVKQEGELAKQEASESTAPKLDLRFKEGQTIKISIGNIKKKDAGGAKPRPMGGGLLPPPPGVKVGGVIPPTLGEQTVSAVQANTDPASLFDFGSPGPATPPSSDMWGDFTSAGSNSSKDAVKSGWVQFS